AGACATACTCCTAATGCATAATTCCATTTTCTTGATTTTTTATATTTTTCACTAAATTTAGCTGCAGTATCAGATAAACTTTCATTTCTCTCATCTGTCATCGCTATTATTTTTACTAGATTTTCCTTTTCGGTATTTCCTGTATCTATTATTTTTCTTAACTCCTTTATTTCAGCTTCTTTTGCTTCTCCTATGCTTACTGTATCAAGCTCTTTAAGATGTGAGATTTCTCGTCTTAACTTCTGTGTATCCTGACATCTCTTACAATCATTTCTTAATCCGTCTTTTGTTCCTTTTGTTACATAAAAATATTTTTCCATATTCGGAAATTCTACACCACACTTACTACATTTCTTTACACCATATATCTCAATTTTTTCTGTTATTTCTCTTTTTTCCATAATTACTTCCTCCTATTTTATATTCAATAATTTCTGATTATCTAAATCAACAATAAATGTATTATTTCCTTTTTGTGATATATATTTTAGTGTTTCCAAATATTTTTCCTGCAATACCTTATCTGTTAATCCCGTACTTTTTATATTATTTGTTTCTGCCTCTATTTTTGCTTTTTCTTGCTGTAAATTCGCTGTTTCAAGGTCTTTTTCCGCTGTCACTCGTCTTCTAAATGCTTCCTCTACACTTTTATCTGTCGCTACTCCTTTTATTATTACACGAGTTATTTTGAATGCTCCCTGATCATTTTTATCCAGCTCTTCTTGTAACTGATTTTTTATTGCTACTTCTATCACATTTCTTTGCTGATGTATTGTTAATGAATCATGTTCGCTTATTTTGTCAAATATTACGGACCTTGCGACTTGTTCAACTAATGTGTATCCTACAAAATATTTATCTGTTTCGCCTTTTTTCTCTATTTTTTTATATTGATTACTATATTTTGTAAATAATTTCGGTGCCTGATCTTTGGAAGTATTGTAGTAAACCGAAACATCTAAATCA
The DNA window shown above is from Sebaldella sp. S0638 and carries:
- a CDS encoding SPFH domain-containing protein; this translates as MKKIMMMTTMLGAILSCGPQSIETGNVGIVKLFGQVKEEIKEPGLRFTWWADIYEVSLKETEISLNDLKPKAKDNLFLDDLDVSVYYNTSKDQAPKLFTKYSNQYKKIEKKGETDKYFVGYTLVEQVARSVIFDKISEHDSLTIHQQRNVIEVAIKNQLQEELDKNDQGAFKITRVIIKGVATDKSVEEAFRRRVTAEKDLETANLQQEKAKIEAETNNIKSTGLTDKVLQEKYLETLKYISQKGNNTFIVDLDNQKLLNIK